Below is a genomic region from Caballeronia sp. SBC1.
GTATCAAGGTGCTCGATCGTGCAGGCCTGGAAGCCCGTGCGTGCGAATGCTATGGCATCGTCAAGCGTGAGTTCGACCGGATGCTGCCGCGCGTGCGCCAGGTCGAGGAAGTCTGCTAAGGGTTGTCCTGTCACCGCGGAGAGCTGGTCGCGCGGATCGGAAAATGAGCCGGAAAGTGAGTCGGAAGGGCGGGAGGATAGTCGTCTCGTCAGTGCCGAAAAGAGCGCCGAAAAAGTAAGGCCGCGTGTCGATCGACCAGGCGATCGTTGTCCGCATGCATGTGTCGGCTGATTGTCGAGGTCATCTTCGCGGCAGTCGCCTCGGCGCATTCGATTGCGTCAGTTGCTCGACCATCATGCGGGCGGGAGCAGGCATATTCTCAAGGTCGCGACACACAATATTCAAAGGGCGACTGGACCACGGCTCATCCAGAGGAATGCTTACCAAGCGCGATCTTTCATGCTCCGGTATGCCCACTTCCGGCAAGATGCCTATCCCCAGGCCGGCGGCGACCATATTGCGCACCGCCTCGAAATTCGTCACCTGGATTCGGAGCTTCAGTCGCCTATTGGCTGCTTCGGCCGCGCGCGTGCAAAGCGTATGGATCGATGCGCCTTCCTGCATCCCCACATAGTCGTGATCCAGCGTCTCATTGAAGCCGATCGATTTTCGTGACGCGTAAAGATGACCAACCGGCACCACGAGGAACAGTCGATCCACCCTGTATGGCAAACAGGTCAGCCTCAGCGAAGGATCCGGCACGGCGCATATGCCGAAGTCGACAACCCCGTTTTCGACCATTCTCACCACGACGTCGCTGGTTTTTTCCACCAACTCAATCCTGACTTCCGGGTGTTCGCTCGTGAAGCGGCGCAAGTCGTCCGGCAGGTAATGCACCATCGCCGTGTACGTGACTGACAGCCGTACGTGTCCACGAATACCGCCGGAGTACTCACTCAACAGCGTATCGATTTGTCTGAATTGCTCGAAAATCTGCTTGGCATGACTGTACAGTGCGTCGCCCGCGGGCGTGGGCAGAACACCCCGGCTATGACGGTAGAAGAGTGCGGAGCCGGCGTCTTTCTCGAGATCTGAAATCCGTTTGCTCGCGGCGGATGCCACCAAATGAAGCGCCCGCGAGGCCGTGGCAATGCTTCCTTCTTCCACGACCGCCATAAAAACCCGAAGGGACTCGATATCGATGCGCATTGTGGCTCGAAGAGGGAAAGGCGTCACCCATCGCCGTAGACGATGGCTAGATTCGTGAGAAAACAATGGTTGA
It encodes:
- a CDS encoding LysR family transcriptional regulator: MRIDIESLRVFMAVVEEGSIATASRALHLVASAASKRISDLEKDAGSALFYRHSRGVLPTPAGDALYSHAKQIFEQFRQIDTLLSEYSGGIRGHVRLSVTYTAMVHYLPDDLRRFTSEHPEVRIELVEKTSDVVVRMVENGVVDFGICAVPDPSLRLTCLPYRVDRLFLVVPVGHLYASRKSIGFNETLDHDYVGMQEGASIHTLCTRAAEAANRRLKLRIQVTNFEAVRNMVAAGLGIGILPEVGIPEHERSRLVSIPLDEPWSSRPLNIVCRDLENMPAPARMMVEQLTQSNAPRRLPRR